A stretch of the Alnus glutinosa chromosome 6, dhAlnGlut1.1, whole genome shotgun sequence genome encodes the following:
- the LOC133870090 gene encoding uncharacterized protein At1g32220, chloroplastic — MRTVVSRLILSKSWIPRHNTMAATRNGRHLSTDSNKVDEPFKVEEAETVNVPPPPTEKLLVLGGNGFVGSHVCREALDRGLSVASLSRSGRSSIHDSWANKVTWHQGNLLLPDSWREALSGVTAVISCVGGFGSNSYMYKINGTANINAIRAAAEEGVKRFVYISAADFGLVNYLLQGYYEGKRAAETELLTKFPYGGVILRPGFIYGTRSVGSMKIPLGVIGSPMEMVLKRAKPLNQLPLVGPLFTPPVSVTAVAKVAVRAAADPVFPPGIIDVEGIQRYSQQKSK, encoded by the exons TACAATGGCTGCAACCAGAAATGGGAGACATTTGTCAACAGATTCTAACAAGGTTGACGAACCATTCAAAGTTGAGGAAGCAGAGACAGTTAATGTTCCCCCACCTCCAACAGAGAAG TTACTTGTGTTGGGTGGAAATGGATTTGTTGGCTCACATGTTTGTAGAGAAGCTTTAGATCGAGGTTTGTCTGTTGCTAGTCTCAGCAG GTCTGGTCGATCATCTATACATGATTCTTGGGCTAACAAAGTGACCTGGCATCAAG GAAACCTCCTTTTACCTGATTCATGGAGAGAAGCCCTGAGTGGGGTGACAGCTGTT ATCTCCTGTGTTGGTGGTTTTGGCTCCAACtcttatatgtataaaattaATGGGACTGCAAACATCAATGCAATAAGAGCTGCAGCAGAAGAAG GTGTGAAAAGATTTGTATATATATCTGCTGCTGATTTTGGCTTGGTAAATTACTTGCTGCAAGGATATTATGAGGGAAAG AGAGCTGCTGAAACAGAGCTACTAACCAAATTTCCTTATGGGG GAGTGATTCTGAGGCCTGGGTTTATTTATGGGACTCGCAGTGTTGGGAGCATGAAGATACCTTTAGGTGTAATTGGTTCTCCTATGGAGATG GTTCTTAAACGTGCAAAACCGCTGAACCAGCTGCCACTTGTTGGGCCTCTGTTCACCCCCCCTGTCAGTGTTACTGCAGTGGCGAAGGTGGCTGTCAGAGCAGCGGCTGATCCAGTTTTTCCTCCCGGCATCATAGACGTCGAGGGAATACAACGTTATAGCCAACAAAAGTCAAAATAG